TTTTAATGCCGCCATGCGTTTTATTTTTAAATGTTTGGTTCTTCTCATTATCTTGCTCCAAAGGCAGCATCCAGATGAAGGCTATACCGATCACTAGGCAAAGCATAGTAAGGCTTAGCCCGACAAACGGTGAGCGATTCATGGCAACCACGTTGACTGCAATCATCAGCAAATTAGAATAAATCAGAACGTCGGCACAGGATTTAATGCGTTCGTTATCGGGAGTAAAGGCCCTGAGAAAAAATCCCCATGCCGCCACCGCGCAGCCGCTAAAGTATCCGCTGACGATCAGTCCGCCCAACCATAGAGAGGAGGGAGCAAAAAAGAAGGGGACAGAAGCGGCTAAGCATAAGCCCATGCCGCCGAGCATCATGCTTTTGGCGGCCGCCTGTGATTTGACAAACAGGCCACAGGTAAAAAGCCCTACAAAATGCGCGATAATTGCAGCCAGTATGTAACGGTCGGCGTCTGTTCCACGCAGATCCAGCAGGCTGTACAACACCTGCCCTTCAAACTGAAATGACAGAATATAGGCAAAGAGAAATGAAAATCCGGCAACAGAAAGCCTGCGGGCATTTAAAGTCTTAAATCTGTTCATTTTATAACCTCCCGCTCATCGGAGGCTCCGCCTTTTTTAATCCATTCGTCTATATCAACGGTTTTGAAACGCCAGAGCTTTCCCACCTTTGATGCAGGCATACCGCGCTGATCAATCCAACGCATGACCGTGTGGCGCTTTACCCCAAGATAGTCGCAAACTTCTTGCAGGGATATCCATCTGTCGTTATGTATTGTTCCAGGCATAGAAGCCACCTCACTTTGATAAATTCGCACAAATATCCTAATTGATCGTTATTAAATAATTGTAGCACAATAATGTTAAAATGGCAGCTACCATTTGTTGTTTTATGTAATATTGCGTAGTATTGCAGATGATTATGTACTGTGGGTACGACATTGGACCTGTTCATAATCAATATCTGCCTCCTGCACTAAACAGGATGGTAATCCTGGTATCAATGCCAATCCCTTTCATTTCCACATCACCTTATTCGTAGGTATCAGCTAATATATTCATGCCATCAGATATGAAATTTTCAAAGAACTGTTGAGAGAATAAAAAAAAACTCACTATTAACCTGATTTCGTGAGGGGATCTACAAATATTATAAATTAAGCAGTTTTTTAATTTAATTAGGATTCTCTGCTTTCGGTAATTGACAAGCTTAGGTCTGTACAATTTCATTGCTGTTTCTATATACCACAGCAAGACCAATTAGACTAGCATGTATATTTTCAGTATCATTCAAATTATTAAGGGAATCCATCTTAACAATTGTAAACATATTGGGATTGATGTACCCACCTCTAGGTTGCTTAATTTGCTTAATCCTCTGTGTAACTGAAGCCATTTAATTATCCTCCTTTTAATTTTTTTATATTCTGTTTTCACTTATAAGCATTTTATGATTTTATCCCACAAATAACAGTAAGAACATTGATGCCTTATATATCAAGCCTTTTATAACCCTTCCCTACTTCTTCCTTGACATCAATACTACCGTCTCAACATGGCTCGGTTCGTGGGCGAGTAACGCATTTCATACCCACTGTACAAGGGAATGGTGGAACACCTATTTTCGCCTTAAAATGGGTATGTCGAACCGATACCAATATTGAATTACCTTAATGCTCGTATAGGCAAATACAGTGAATGCCTATTGCGTAAATTTCAATTTGACGAACTAACGAGCCATGCGAAGATTTGCGAAAATTGGCTGCTGGGAGCTTGCTCACAAGCAGACATATTTACGCAAAGATTCATAGGGCGACAAAAGCCATTAACTTTCAATTTCTCTAATTTGATTCGTAGTGCCACCCGCGCGACTACGGATAAAATCAGAATTTCATATTATACCAAATCTTCAATTCGTCTTACTATGCTCTCCCATGTCATCTGATTATCAATTGCTTTTTTCATCTCTATAGCTTTTTCTTTCATTACACTAGATGCTGCAACTTCCATTACCGTCGCATAAATTTCATTTGTATTTTGTACAAAAGAATGGATTCTTTTTGCTATTCCAAGATTAACTAACTGATTTGCATTTGTAACCTGATCATTTATAAAAGGCATGGCAACCATTGGCACACCAAAACATAATGCTTCATTAATACTGTTCATTCCACAATGTGTAAGGAAAACATCTGTATGAGAAAACACTTCTATCTGTGGCACAAAAGAGTACGCATATATATTCTCTGGAATTTTTCCTAATATATCTGGCGACACATTTCCAGTATTTAGAATTACAGATACTTCCTTACCACCAAATGCTTTGATGCATTTTTTATAAAAACTCTTATCACTAAGAATGCTTCCAAGAGAAATGTACACAATTGGCGATTTCATTTTCTCATACGGAATCACAACATTCCCGGATATAACCGCTGGTTTAGGAATTACATACAGATAGGAGTCGTCAAACTCTTCACTTTTATTTTGAAATTGCTTAGGAATATATACGATATTAAGATTAGGTTTACTTTTGGTAATTCCATCTTTAAGGCACAAATTTGAAAAGCCCTTATTTTTTGCAACTTTCTTTGGCAACACCTGCATATCAATAAGTTTTGCAGATATTTTGAACACTGTTGGTGCCTCTTTCCAAGTAGTATCATTCCATGCAGGCTGCGAAAACTGTCTTACGCAAGGGATTCCCAGCTGTTTTGCCAAATCGATACCAGGATAGAAAAACATTTCATAAATGAGTATGTCAAACTTTTCCTTTAAAGAAATAGCTGTGTCATATGCTGCTACAAAAGAATGGTTTTTCTTATATTTCTCACTTGCATTTTCAGGATAATCTTTATATGGAACAAATGTTGCTCCGGTATGTTCAATTTTTTCACGAAACTCGGGTGCATTCACATATGTAACTTTATGCCCAGCTTCCACCAGCTTAGCAGTTAACGGAAGTGTTGGATTCGTATGTCCCGAAAATGGTAAATTTACCATTAAAACATTCATTTTCATTTCTCCTTTGCGAGTTAAATAAGAATTTTATCTCTCTACCGTGGATTTAGATATGTAATCGGATTCTGTGCCGACTGATTTAACTTCAATCTGGCTATCAAATTACATATCTTGTTCACAATAATTATTTATGTACTTTACTCAACAGAACCACACTCTCTACATGGGTCGAGACAATGCCGTGAATGTCGACACAACACGGGAACAAATCTACCGCCGCAGTACACGGGAACATATCTCACCGACAAACCGGAATTTGCGATCTATTTTTCCTTTATTTCATAGCTGGACAATTCAATATTCAGATCATACCTTTTTGTTGTTCCATCAGGAGTATTGATGATTAATTCGGTTTGTCCCTTTTTCTTGAAATCGGCATGAACCATATAGGAGTCTATCGCTTCAATATACTCGATGGACACGTCACCGTATTTATCGTCCGCTAATGAAACCCGATACTCATTTGTGATATCTTTTCCGTCAACTGTGCTGAATAATTCCGCAGGATATCTCAGCGGATGTATGACAGAAATGACGGTAAGCACGATGATCAGCAAGGCGCTTACTATCGTACCTGCTGTTTTTATTTTTTTATTATTGAATAACACATTGGGGTAGACGAGCATTGCCGCAGCACAAAAAACAGATATCAGTATATAGTACGGATAGCAGAAAGTGAACTCTGATAAATACTGCCGATAACTGCTCGCGGTAAGTGCGATCATGGGAAGCAGAATGATATAGCCCCACCATTTATCTTTTTTTATATAATATCCGATATAACCCATCGGCAAGCACAGTATGGTCCATATGAGCCAGCGTTTATAATATTGGAAAATACCCCAGCCCAGCGTACTGAAGGGCACCTGCAGCAAATATACCAACGGCTGACTGATCAAAAAGAATACAAAACATTTTAACGCCGCATCCATATTTGATTTTGAGTTCATAATGATAAAAATGCCGAATAGGATCCATACTTCAAATGACACGGCTATTGTGTGCAGTGAAGTATCTTTTACCTGCGGGAATATACATACCAACGCAGTATATATACCCGATACTATTGCAAATATCAGGATCTTCGGCCAGCTTAAATCTATACCGCCAAATAATTTTTTTATAATTTTCATATTTCTCCGCCTTTTTAACAAATTTTGATTCTATACACGCAAGCCGCTTTGAACTCAGAACAAGTGAGTTTTGGTGGTTGCTCTCATTCGAGGGAAATTAATAGATTAGTGTGTAGGCATATCCAACTAAACCGAAAAACAGAATCAAACCAGCTATAAAAAGCCACTGCCTTTTGGATTGTCTTGAAAAAACGCCGACAACTTCGCTAATCATCGCGTTTGGCCAAAAGTACCATTTTGTACGCGCACCGATACCATCTGCCTTTACGCCTACCTCTTGAGCAAGAAAACCGCTGCGGAATACATGATAGTTCGTTGTGGAGTATGCTATGGAAGCGTTTTCGGTACGAGCATCAATGATCCTCTTGCAGAACATCATGTTTTCATGCGTGGTTGTTGATTTATCCTCTGCTATGTCATGGATCAGCACTTTGGGATCGATGTCTGAACTTATTTGGAGAAAGCGATCTCTATGGCGTTCTGCCCATCCATTAATAATGGCATTTACTTCTTCAGAATAAAGAATAAACTCCTGATGATTAAAGATGACTTCTTTGATTTTTTCCTTTCTCAAGGGATAATACATTTATTTTTTTGTCAGCAGACAGACGGTCTCAACATGGGACGATTTGCTACAATTGATGTATTTGCGATTTTTAGCAAAACCGTCGTATGCGTGAACATGTCGACTATTTCGTACGTTCGTGGGAACATATCCACCAATCGTACCGTTTACGAAAAAGGCACTCTTGCTAGGAGTGCCCTCAATCATAAAAATCGGTGTAATTAATAGTCTTTTTTCTTTACCGGAATCCAGATTTCGCTTCGATACTTTGAATTTCCAGTGTCTGGACTCTCGTTCCACAAAATTTCTGGGCCTTCAACTAACTCATAACTTGAAGACGGAAGCCACTCTGAGTATATTCTACCCCATACATTTTGAAGTGTCTCTGGGAATGGTCCAATCGATTCAAATACTCCCCAGGTACAAGCATCAATTTTTAATACATCGAATTCTGCTGTTTCATCACCTGAAGTTGCTACCCCGATGTAATGATCCAACTCGCCGTTTTCTTCCATTCTTCCTTCTGTAAAATTAGTGGAAGCATTAATAATACCCATTGGTTCTACATTTGAGATTGCTTTTAATTGTTTAATAACCTCAGGTGTTAAAAGTTCCGTCATTTGTGCAATCTCTGGATTGACACCTTCAAAAATAATTGGGACTCTCTTCTTAAATCCTACTAACTTAAAAGGTCCTTTCTCAACAATACGATAGTTCATTTCGCATCCTCCTTTAATTGATAATTGAAAGGTCATTCGTGAATAAGCTTTTAATTGTGTATTCTCACTCCTTGCCTCAGAAGGGAGAATACCATGCAGGGAATGAAAAGCACGGGAAAATGAATCGGCCGAAGTATAGCCATATTTGACGGCTACATCAATTATTCTCA
This genomic interval from Jeotgalibaca porci contains the following:
- a CDS encoding helix-turn-helix domain-containing protein, which produces MPGTIHNDRWISLQEVCDYLGVKRHTVMRWIDQRGMPASKVGKLWRFKTVDIDEWIKKGGASDEREVIK
- a CDS encoding YdcF family protein — protein: MRKEKIKEVIFNHQEFILYSEEVNAIINGWAERHRDRFLQISSDIDPKVLIHDIAEDKSTTTHENMMFCKRIIDARTENASIAYSTTNYHVFRSGFLAQEVGVKADGIGARTKWYFWPNAMISEVVGVFSRQSKRQWLFIAGLILFFGLVGYAYTLIY
- a CDS encoding nucleotide disphospho-sugar-binding domain-containing protein — its product is MNVLMVNLPFSGHTNPTLPLTAKLVEAGHKVTYVNAPEFREKIEHTGATFVPYKDYPENASEKYKKNHSFVAAYDTAISLKEKFDILIYEMFFYPGIDLAKQLGIPCVRQFSQPAWNDTTWKEAPTVFKISAKLIDMQVLPKKVAKNKGFSNLCLKDGITKSKPNLNIVYIPKQFQNKSEEFDDSYLYVIPKPAVISGNVVIPYEKMKSPIVYISLGSILSDKSFYKKCIKAFGGKEVSVILNTGNVSPDILGKIPENIYAYSFVPQIEVFSHTDVFLTHCGMNSINEALCFGVPMVAMPFINDQVTNANQLVNLGIAKRIHSFVQNTNEIYATVMEVAASSVMKEKAIEMKKAIDNQMTWESIVRRIEDLV
- a CDS encoding AraC family transcriptional regulator gives rise to the protein MDSLRSMNNALTYIDEHLTEEIDYSEVSKIAYCSEYHFKRMFSFLAGISLSEYMRRRRLSLAAIDLKDKDLRIIDVAVKYGYTSADSFSRAFHSLHGILPSEARSENTQLKAYSRMTFQLSIKGGCEMNYRIVEKGPFKLVGFKKRVPIIFEGVNPEIAQMTELLTPEVIKQLKAISNVEPMGIINASTNFTEGRMEENGELDHYIGVATSGDETAEFDVLKIDACTWGVFESIGPFPETLQNVWGRIYSEWLPSSSYELVEGPEILWNESPDTGNSKYRSEIWIPVKKKDY